The Fervidibacillus albus genome contains a region encoding:
- the panF gene encoding sodium/pantothenate symporter codes for MNWEVLFPLILFFIVILGVGIWSSNSRMKNKHVFLNEYFLGSREIGGFVLAMTMMATYGSASSFIGGPGVAYSKGLGWVLLSMAQLPAGYFVLMVLGKKFSIMARKYEAITLNDFLKARYRSKTVGIIGALSIIIFLFSAMAAQWVGGARLIESITGISYNSALFIFAFAVLVYVVIGGFRAVAVTDAIQGSIMFFGTILLLIATVIAGGGVGNIMADLAKENPKLVTPFGSEGELTPQYVSSFWILVGVGVIALPQVTVRAMSYKNAKAMHRAIIYSTIFVGFIMFGMHLIGVFARSIVPGIEVGDKVMPTIAMEVLPPLLAGLVLTAPMAAIMSTVDSLLILVSSAVVKDVYMSFINPNVTERKIKQVSLWITAILGMIVFIMSLSPPSFLIWLNLFSFGGLESAFIWPVVFGLYWKGGNKYGAIASMIVGVGSYILFHTFNLNAFGMHTVVMPILLSLVFYVVVSLIFGKNEKKARLQLKEM; via the coding sequence GGGTCGGCATTTGGTCTTCCAATTCTAGAATGAAAAATAAACATGTTTTTTTAAATGAATATTTTTTAGGGAGTCGAGAAATTGGTGGTTTTGTTTTAGCGATGACAATGATGGCGACATATGGAAGCGCCAGCAGTTTTATCGGCGGTCCCGGTGTTGCTTACTCAAAAGGCCTCGGTTGGGTTCTTTTATCGATGGCACAACTTCCTGCCGGGTATTTTGTATTGATGGTGCTTGGGAAAAAGTTTTCTATTATGGCGAGAAAATATGAAGCGATTACACTCAATGATTTTTTAAAGGCGAGATATCGTAGTAAAACTGTAGGAATCATCGGTGCATTAAGTATTATTATCTTTTTATTTTCCGCTATGGCCGCCCAGTGGGTTGGTGGAGCCCGATTAATCGAATCGATAACGGGAATTTCTTATAACAGTGCTTTGTTTATTTTTGCGTTCGCCGTTCTTGTATACGTCGTCATCGGTGGGTTTCGGGCAGTTGCGGTAACAGATGCGATCCAAGGAAGTATCATGTTTTTCGGGACGATTCTCCTACTCATTGCTACGGTTATTGCCGGTGGTGGCGTCGGTAATATTATGGCGGATTTAGCTAAGGAAAATCCGAAGTTAGTAACTCCTTTTGGTTCTGAAGGGGAACTTACTCCACAATATGTGTCTTCCTTTTGGATTTTAGTCGGTGTCGGGGTCATCGCCTTGCCACAAGTAACCGTTCGCGCCATGTCGTACAAAAATGCGAAGGCGATGCATCGGGCAATTATTTATAGTACGATTTTCGTCGGTTTTATTATGTTTGGCATGCACTTGATCGGTGTTTTCGCTCGGTCGATTGTACCGGGAATTGAAGTCGGGGATAAGGTGATGCCGACGATCGCCATGGAAGTGTTACCGCCGTTATTGGCAGGACTCGTTTTAACGGCACCGATGGCAGCAATCATGTCGACCGTGGATTCATTGCTTATTTTAGTTAGTTCTGCCGTCGTGAAAGATGTATATATGAGTTTTATTAATCCAAATGTTACAGAACGAAAAATTAAACAAGTTAGCCTATGGATTACAGCCATTTTAGGAATGATCGTTTTCATCATGAGTTTAAGCCCGCCTAGTTTTTTAATTTGGTTAAATTTATTTTCCTTCGGCGGGTTGGAGTCGGCATTTATTTGGCCGGTCGTGTTCGGATTGTATTGGAAAGGTGGGAACAAATACGGTGCCATTGCTTCGATGATTGTCGGTGTCGGTTCGTATATTTTATTCCATACGTTTAATCTGAACGCCTTTGGAATGCACACCGTCGTCATGCCAATTCTATTGTCCCTCGTTTTCTATGTGGTGGTTAGTTTGATATTTGGAAAAAACGAAAAGAAAGCCCGTTTACAATTGAAGGAAATGTAG